The nucleotide sequence GAGGCCGATCATCTGGACCATCGGGCGGTTGCGCGCGGCCAGCGCGCGGAGTTCGGCGAGCGCTCCGGTCTCGGTGGCGGGCGGCGGCAGATCGGGCGGTGCCGCGGACTCCCGCAGCGACGCGGGGACGGCCCGCTCGGCGAGTTCATCGAGGGAGGCGACACCGACGACGTCGAGGATGCGCGCGAGTTCTTCGGTGCCGGGACCGATGTGCCGGTCCGCGAAGGGGGCTCCGGATTCGAGAGCGGCCAGTGAAACGGGCTCCATCGGGGACCTCCCAAGACGCGGGGGTGGGGCCGGGACGATTGTCCTGGCCCTCCCCACTCTGTCCGTACCCCCGTGGGGGCGCCTGAGAGTTTCACCCGAGTGTTGAGCCGGGCTTGCACCGTCGGCGGGGCCGCCAGGCTGTGACCTGGCGAACCGCTTTCCAGAGGCGTCTCTTCCGCGCGGTCCAGGGTGCCTGAGAGGTTCCGGGGAGGACTTGCTCCTTCGGCGCCGAGCTCAACGGTTATCGGCTCGGTCTCTCCCGCGCGGATTCGTCGACCGCGGAAGTGAGCCTACCCTGCCGCCCGCGTGGCTTCATGATCAGCCGGTGCGACGTGCGTTACGGCGCTGCGTGAGCTCGTCCGGCGTGACCGTTTCGATCACGCCGCCGTCGGCCCGCTCGGCCGGGAACTCGTGGATGGTGCCGCTGATCTCCTGCATCGCGCCGCTGACCGCGATCCCGAAGACACCCTGCCCGCCCTGGAGTAAATCGACGATCTCTTCGGGCGAAGTGCACTCATAGACGGTGGTGCCGTCGGAGAACAGGGTGACCTTGGCGAGGTCGCGGACGCCGCGCAGGCGCAGGTGGTCGACGGCGACGCGGATGTTCTGCAGGGAGACGCCGGTGTCCAGCAGCCGCTTGACGACCTTCAGGACCAGGATGTCCTTGAACGAGTAGAGCCGCTGCGAACCGGAGCCGTGCGCCGTGCGGATACTCGGCGCGACCAGCTTCGTGCGGGCCCAGTAGTCGAGCTGCCGGTAGGTGATCCCGGCGATCTGGCAGGCGGCGGGGCCGCGGTAACCGACGAGTTCGTCCGGGAGGGAAGAGTCGGGGAACAGCTCGCCCTGCTCGCCGTCAGCGACCGGAACGAGCGGCTCTTGAGGGCTACCAGCCTCGACCACGCCATGCCTCCCCTCGCCCGGCCTGGCGGCCGGCGAACAAAGCCGCGCGGACCCACGTGAGCCCGCACCGGAGTTCCTCGTCAAGACGAATGCCCCAGACATCCGAATCACACCTTGGCGATTCACCTTCATTGACGGTAAGCGCGTCCGGCAAAGCGGTCAACGCGACGCGCGGTCGGCCTCAAGCTCTTCTTGAGGCTTGTCGAGCACAGTCCCCCATTCGGCGGCAAGGTTGCCACTTTTACTCAGCCGTGTTATTTTTTACTCATGCAAGTAAATGCCTCCACTCAGAGTGCCATGCAAGAGGTCCAGGCGGAGCTGGGGCTCTCGGTCACCGAGGCGGCCCGGCGGGCCCAGATCATCGGCGCCACGATCGCGACGATCTCCGACCTCGGCTACCACAAGACGTCGTTCGCGAAGATCAAGGAGCGGGCCGGGCTGTCCAGCACCCGGATCATCTCGTACCACTTCACCAACAAGGCGGGCCTGATGCAGGCCGTGGTCACCACCGCGACCGGGATGAAGGACAAGTTCCTCGAAGAGCGGATCCAGGGCACGACCGACCGGGCCGGGCTGCTGCGCGGTTACATCGAGTCGGAGATCGCGTTCCTCGGCTCGTACCCGGAACTGGTGCGGGTCATGGTCGAGATGGCTTCGAGCGGCTCGGACGCCGAAGGCTGGTTCATGTCGGCGCCGATCGTCGAGGAGTTCCGGACCGGCCGGCTCGAACGTCAGCTCCGGCAGGGACAGCAGGAAGGCGCCTTCGGTGGCTTCGCGCCGGACGTGATGGCGCTGTCGATCGCGCAGGCCATCGACGGCGTCGCGGCGAAGTTCGCGGCGGATCCGAAGCTGGACCTGGAGCGGTACGGGCGGGAGCTGGCGGACCTGTTCGTCAAGGCGACCGCGGCCTGAG is from Amycolatopsis lurida and encodes:
- a CDS encoding MerR family transcriptional regulator; translated protein: MVEAGSPQEPLVPVADGEQGELFPDSSLPDELVGYRGPAACQIAGITYRQLDYWARTKLVAPSIRTAHGSGSQRLYSFKDILVLKVVKRLLDTGVSLQNIRVAVDHLRLRGVRDLAKVTLFSDGTTVYECTSPEEIVDLLQGGQGVFGIAVSGAMQEISGTIHEFPAERADGGVIETVTPDELTQRRNARRTG
- a CDS encoding TetR/AcrR family transcriptional regulator yields the protein MQEVQAELGLSVTEAARRAQIIGATIATISDLGYHKTSFAKIKERAGLSSTRIISYHFTNKAGLMQAVVTTATGMKDKFLEERIQGTTDRAGLLRGYIESEIAFLGSYPELVRVMVEMASSGSDAEGWFMSAPIVEEFRTGRLERQLRQGQQEGAFGGFAPDVMALSIAQAIDGVAAKFAADPKLDLERYGRELADLFVKATAA